A portion of the Drosophila sechellia strain sech25 chromosome 2R, ASM438219v1, whole genome shotgun sequence genome contains these proteins:
- the LOC6609631 gene encoding cytochrome b-c1 complex subunit 10 has product MAFRIPFGKKHAEIASSFIRSGAGFGGAAGLAVLYYTDWKLVLQYVPIYGSKFEKSE; this is encoded by the exons ATGGCTTTCCGCATACCTTTTGGCAAGAAGCACGCTGAAATTGCGAGTTCCTT CATCCGATCTGGAGCCGGATTCGGAGGAGCTGCTGGCCTGGCCGTGCTTTACTACACCGACTGGAAGCTGGTCCTGCAGTACGTGCCCATCTACGGATCCAAGTTCGAAAAAAGCGAGTAA
- the LOC6609632 gene encoding uncharacterized protein LOC6609632, producing the protein MKISVFGELNTFELFVLSTVIPAVFVYLWTLISGDMKNFKGSKLAYSVYTAKDPINCYQDYEPEKPKDT; encoded by the exons atgaaaatatccGTTTTTGGGGAGCTTAACACTTTCGAGCTGTTTGTCCTGTCCACTGTGATACCGGCTGTGTTCGTTTACCTGTGGACTCTGATATCTGGCGATATGAAG AATTTCAAGGGCAGCAAATTGGCATACTCAGTTTATACGGCCAAGGATCCCATTAATTGCTATCAAGACTACGAACCGGAGAAGCCAAAGGATACGTAG
- the LOC6609633 gene encoding ras-related protein Rab-4B, which translates to MSETYDYLFKFLIIGSAGSGKSCLLHHFIESKFKDDSSHTIGVEFGSRIVNVGGKSVKLQIWDTAGQERFRSVTRSYYRGAAGALLVYDATSRDSFNALTNWLNDARTLASPNIVILLVGNKKDLEEARDVTFLEASTFAQENELIFLETSAKTGENVEEAFLKCSKTILAKIETGELDPERIGSGIQYGGAALRNLQTRQRSINKPDCTCRV; encoded by the exons ATGTCGGAAACATACG ATTACCTGTTCAAGTTCCTGATAATTGGCAGTGCTGGCAGCGGTAAGAGTTGTCTGTTGCATCACTTCATCGAGAGCAAGT TCAAAGACGACAGTTCGCACACCATCGGAGTGGAGTTCGGCTCGCGGATTGTGAACGTGGGCGGCAAGTCGGTAAAGCTACAGATATGGGACACGGCCGGTCAGGAGAGATTCCGATCGGTGACAAGATCGTACTATCGCGGAGCAGCTGGAGCTCTCCTGGTCTACGACGCCACTTCGCGGGACTCATTCAATGCTTTGACAAACTGGTTGAATGATGCTCGCACTCTGGCCAGCCCAAATATTGTGATCCTTTTGGTGGGCAACAAAAAGGACTTGGAGGAGGCGCGTGATGTGACCTTTCTGGAAGCAAGCACCTTTGCCCAAGAGAACG AGCTTATCTTCCTGGAGACGAGCGCCAAGACGGGCGAGAATGTTGAGGAGGCCTTTCTCAAGTGCTCAAAGACCATACTGGCCAAAATTGAGACCGGAGAGCTGGATCCCGAGCGCATCGGCAGCGGTATTCAGTACGGCGGAGCTGCCCTCCGTAACTTACAGACACGACAGCGCAGCATCAATAAGCCGGATTGCACCTGTCGTGTTTAA